GGCACATTCAGTGAAGAGTACTCCGTGATGAGTGATGAGTGAGCAGTAATCAGTGAGTTGTAATCAGTGAGCTGTAATCAGTACTACTGTTCACTGTTCACTGTTCACTGCTTACTATTCACTACTCACTCGCCTCTCGATACTCCCCACCTGCCCCACCCGTCTTGCTGACCAGGCGGATGTTCTCAATGTACATGCTCTTCTCGGCGGCCTTGGCCATATCGTAGATGGTGAGGGCCGCTACGGAAACGGCGGTGAGCGCTTCCATCTCGACGCCGGTCTTGCCGCGGGTGCGCGCCGTGGCGCGGATGCGGATGCCCGGCAGCGCATCGTCGAGCTCAAACTCCAGTGAGATGTGCTCCAGCGGCAACGGATGGCAGAAGGGGATCAGTTCAG
The DNA window shown above is from Anaerolineales bacterium and carries:
- the moaC gene encoding cyclic pyranopterin monophosphate synthase MoaC gives rise to the protein MPKQSSALSHLDPSGNARMVDVGDKSITERTAVAAGEVRMRPDTLALVRTGQLKKGDVLTVAQVAGIQAAKRTAELIPFCHPLPLEHISLEFELDDALPGIRIRATARTRGKTGVEMEALTAVSVAALTIYDMAKAAEKSMYIENIRLVSKTGGAGGEYREASE